AGCTTCATTCACAGTAGCCGTTTCTTTTGAAACAAAATCAGATAATACAGACTCAAATTCTGTTGTTACGGAAGAGATTTCATCTGCTTGTGTTTGTTTTGCCGAAGTTGTGTGCTCTGATGCCGCTACTAACGGCGCAATCAGCATCACAAAAACAGAGTATTTCAGGAATGGTTGCACGCGGAACCATCCAGACAGCATAAGGTGTTTAAGCATTTGTTGACTCTTTAGAGGGCGATTGCTGTGCGAGGAGCATTGCTTATGCAGGCGTGGGGCAAGTTATCTTTATATGTATAACAAGGAACTCCTAGTTTTAACGAGAGAATATACTTAACTTTCGCATACTTTTACAAACTTGAGTATCCTTTACTACGCATTGTAACTACAGGATTTTTAGGAGAAGATGCCAGTATGCTATAAATGCCGCCCAACCAAGGAGTGACTTCGTGACAGAAAAGTTTGCAGCTAAGAACAACCGATGAACTTAGCTCACCCCTACTACCCGGATATACTTGCCCTATGACCCGTCTATTCAGTTAAGGCTTCCCTCAACACCTCGCGGTGCATTAATGCTCTATCCACCAAAGACTGAATTCTTTCTGTTGACAGTGGATCCCCATTGGCATAATGCTCTATCCATGTTTTCCCAATCAAATTAGGGTCATCTGGCAAAGTTGCCAAATCCCACCCTGGCATATCTACATCTTCCATCAACCGATTCACCTTAGGGTCATAACTGAGAGCAAAGCAGCGACACCCTTCACTTGCTGCCATAATTAAACTGTGCAGGCGCATCCCAATTGCCATTTCCACACCGCGAAACACACCTTTCAAAAGTTGCGGTTCTTCTAAACATATAATCTGGCTGACATCTTTAAGTTGCGGTTGAATTGCCTGGGCTATGGCTAAATCTTCACTTTTTTGAAAAGGCAGCAGTAAGATAAAAGTTTGTGTAGCTTTTTGAAAATCAATCAGTGCGCGAGTCAGGTTAGCAAGGCGAGTTTGGGTTAACTGGGGTGAGGAACGTAAAGTCACCGCAACTCGGGGAGCAGGTAAATCCCAAAGTCCAGGAACTGGTTTACCTTCCAAAGCCCAAACGGGATCGGGAGCCAAGATAAAAGGAATTTGCCAATCAGTGAGCATTGCCGCAGAAGCGCGATCGCGCACACTCACTTTGGTACAATCACCAAATGTTTGCCGCGCTAACCAACGAGTCACAGGACGCTTCAGTGGACCAATTCCCTGCGCCCAAGCAACGGTTTTCAAACCCATTTTTTGGGCTAATGCCATGATTCCCCCATAATAAAATGGGCTAATCGCACTCGTTGTATCTTGAATTAAACTCCCGCCACCCCAAACAAAAGCATCACAGGAGCGTAAAGCTTGCAGTACGGTTAAAGGTGTCATGCGCTCATGTGCTTCCACACCATAGCGACTGCTGGTTTCCTCAGGATTGCCTGAGAGAACCACAGGCGTTACTGATGGTGGTAGCATCTGTAGAAGCGTTGCTAATAAAGCTTCGTCCCCACCGTTTCCCTTGCCGTAATACCCTGACAACAACACCCGCATTCCCATAAAAAATCCTCTTATGCACGCTCTTTCTATTCCTACTTGGATTATTCATATATCTAGCGTTATTGAGTGGATTGCCGCCATCTGGTTAATCTGGAAATACGGTGAAGTGACAGCTAACCATGCCTGGTGGGCATTGTCCTTTGCTATGTTACCTGCTTTGGTCAGCGCCATGTGTGCTTGCACTTGGCATTATTTTGACAATCCGGAATCTCTAGAATGGATGGTAACACTGCAAGCTGCCATGACGTTAGTCGGTAATTTTACGCTTTGGGCAGCTGCGGTGTTGATTTGGCGTTCCACCAATGCCAAAACTGCTAGCAGTCCTGTGTCCACCAAACCTATGAATTTGGAGTGATGATTTCAAAAGAAACCCTGTTTGCCCTTTCCTTGTTTCCCTACTTGGGTTTCTTGTGGTTTATCAGCCGCAGTACGCAAATGCCCCGTTTGGCGCTGTATGGTTTTTACGGCACTCTCGTCTTTGTTGCCGTTACCATCCCAGCGGGAATTTATGCCCAAGTGCATTATGGCAAGTCTCTAGCAAATGTCGATTGGCTACACGGAGGCGCAGAATTTTTTTTGACGCTTTCTAATATTTTGATTGTACTGGGTTTCGGGCAAGCGGTGATTTCCAAAAGCCAGGAGTAGGAATTGATAGTTGATGGTTGATAGTTGGTAGTTAGTAGTTGGTAGTTGATGGTTGTCAGTTATTCATTACCACTAACTACTACCCACTAACCACTACTCACTACCCATAAAAAAATTAGTTTTTCAAGGAATGTTATGGAAGTTATTCCGGCGATAGATTTACTAGAAGGTCGCTGCGTGCGACTTTATCAGGGAGATTATCAAAAATCGCAAGTTTTTAACGATAACCCAGTTGAAGTGGCTCAACAGTGGGTGGAACAGGGCGCCACTAGATTACACGTAGTTGATTTGGATGGGGCGAAAACAGGTAAATTAGTCAACCGGGCGGCAATTGAAGCAATAGCTCAAGAGGTGTCGGTACCTATTCAAGTTGGTGGAGGGTTGCGCGATCGCTCCAATGTGCAACAATTACTCAATATAGGCGTAGAGCGTATCATTTTAGGAACCATAGCCGTAGAACAACCCGAGATGGTACAACAACTCTGTCAAGAATTTCCCGGACAGGTTGTTATTGGTATTGATGCTCGTAATGGACTAGTGGCGACTCGCGGTTGGCAAGAAACTTCACAAGTGTTAGCAACCCAACTGGCTGTACAAATGCAAGAATTGGGAGCAGCCGCCATTATCTACACAGATATCCATCGTGATGGTACCCTTTCAGGACCGAATATAGAAGCTTTGCGATCGCTTGCGGCTACAATTTCCATTCCTATTATTGCGTCTGGTGGTGTGAGTTCTGTCACCGATTTGTTAAGTTTACTGGCGTTAGAACCACAAGGCGTAACTGGCGTCATTGTTGGTCGTGCGCTGTACACTGGAGATGTTTCTCTTAGAGAAGCAGTGCGTGCGGTTGGTCAAGGACGTATCCAGGATATTCCGCCCAATATAGATTTTTCAGCGTTTGCCTAATATCAGCTGTCCTCCAGTTTAGAGACGCGCCATGTCGCGTCTCTTGTTGTAGCTGATTATTTTTTGACATTTTCCGGATTGGTCATTTACCATTGTGTATCACAAGTTGTAAGCATCTTAATATATGACTCGTCAAAGACCTCCTAACAGAGGTAGACCACGCAGAATAAACCCTGGTGCTACCAGGTTCAAAAACTTTAATAACAATAACAAAGGATTCTTGATTAGAGTAAAACGTTTACTAAAAACCCTTTTTATTAAAATTTTTAATTTTTAATTTTTGATTTAAGTTTTCTATTTTTAGTTTTTACAATTAATGGGTTTCCTCTCTGATAGAGACGCTTGATTTCTGCGTCTCTATTTTCTTTTTTTTGTTAAATAAAGTATTTTCGCATTCTCGTTCTGGAATGAGCCATTTCTAGGGTGTAGATAATTTTGTACTTAATTCAAAGGATTTAAAATATGACTACTAACAACCAGACTCCACAACCAAAAGATAGACCAAAAAAGACTGAACCTGGTGTCGTTAATTCAGAAAAGAAAAAGCCCACACCCTAAAAGAAATACTGTGACGCTTTTGCCAATCTGAAAAATATCTGATGAATGACAATTTTTGCTTATCAACAAAAGCCCCTTAGACTAAAACTTTGGGGCTTTTATCAAGAAAGACGTGGGAATGTACCAGACAAGGAGACACGCAAAGAAATATTTTCATTTTCCCATATGGCATTTTTATCGTTTAAAAATCACGTCATTACACATTGCCGATACGGACTCACTGGTGTCATTTTAGCAGTGTTCGCAGTGGCTCTCTTCACCTCGCTTTCTTACCTATCGGTGATGCTCGAACCAAATTACAGCGGTTTGCAATTGGGTGAGGTACACAAAGAAATAATGAACCACAGATGGACGAGCCAGCGCCTTGCACAGAGAAGTTGCAAGGAGGGTTTCCCTCCGGGCAAACTTCGGGGGGTTCCCCCCGTTGTGGCGACTGGCGTACAGATGGACACAGATAAATTAGTACTTCGTTCAGATGAGAAGCGCTGTATGTCGATGCATTTACTCAATCATCACTGTTTAAAGTGTATTCAAAGTTTTATAGGAGATTGAAATTAAATGTCGATAATCCTATTGATTAATTTACCTGGCTAACTAGCGCTATTTCTGTTGAAAGAAATTATCAAGATAATCCATAGAAGCTGAGAGTGAATTCATCAGCTGGCGCTCTCTATCCTACTGAAGTTTATGTACAAATTCGAGGAGGAGAGGCAATAGTAGATGGTAGCTATCATCTAGAAGTTGCAAATCATTGTCTAACACTGATTTACGAATTGATTGATGATGGTTTGGAGAGTTATATATTAGCGAATAATCGTATCATTGGATTCATTTTTTTAGTGAGTTCCGTTTATTATAGGTCTAGTTGGAAATATAAAGAAAGGAGTGTGAGGTATTGCTTTTTAGATAGCGGACATCATCTAGGTGCTATTGCAGCCTCAACTTATCTACACAATAGAGACATACAATTAATTTTTGATTTTGATAAACTCGCTCTCAATGCTGATTTAGGTTTTGAGAATAAAGAGTTTATGACTGCTTGTGCCATCTCTGGTGAGTTTCAAGAAAAGAAAGTCAGACGTTTAAGGCTGAAAGTACCTTTTGTCTGTGGAACTGATTATTTTGAAGCTAATCAATTTTTTGAAGATGGTTATAAAGCAATTGCTACGCAGCAGAGTTGTCAGAAGCAACTAGAGTATCCGCAATTTGAATTTGGCAAGGGAAGATTTTACCAAACTGTTTGAAACAGGCGCTCAATTAGGCGGTTTCAAAAAACATCTATCTCCGCAGAAGATTTCTGGAGTATCTGGCAAGAAATAGAAAAACAGATACTAACAGAAAATTGTGAGGAGATAGAAATTTACTCTGTGATTCATCGAGTAGAAGGAATATCGCCTGAATTACATCACCGAAAGCCTCTGGTTAAAGCAGGTGATTTCAATGACAAGGTGGGTTATTTGTGTGTGAATCAAACCCTTGTCAGAGATAGTGCTGTGACTTGATTTTTTGTTGCCAACTACAGCAATTATCAAATAGCAAGAAAGACGTAGTCTACACAATGGTCATTGGAAAATAGTTAGAGCATTCGAGAGATAAGGAGATGAAAAGGAAGTATTTTTTTTACGAAGAGGATTCACGCCCTATTCAACCAACATCAGCAGATATTATCCTGCGACAGCAACTTGAGTATTCTATCAGCAAATACTTCTATGAAGGGTGCGATCGCAATATCCAAGATTTGTTGTCTAATTGTCGGTGGTACGTAACCACCCACGCGAGTGTTTTGACCTTGGTCATTGAATGTCCAGACCAAGTGACGAACTGGCGTGTGTTACAGAAACTTGTGAGGATGGCTGTATTGCTACAGAAAATTGTCAGCAGTGCAAAAATTCGCGTCTGTCCTCCCAAAAGTGAGGGAATACCTTTTGAAATGAGAGTCGATGAACTATCAGTTTACCGCGATTCGGCTTAGAAACTTTGTAGAGATGCGCCATAGCACGTCTCTACAACCTAAACAAAATAGACCTCTTGCAAAAGTCAATTTTATGAAAAAAAACCGCAGATGCACGCAGATAAACGCAGATAAATTATCTGTGTCCATCTGTGTCCATCTGTGGTTTTAAATATCCATTAATCATACTTTTGCAAGAAGTCTAATGATTCCTATCGGGAACGCTGCGCGAACCTCCATATTCTAAAACTGAAAGATATACTGCTTAATAATTCCAGTGATTTCTTCTAAAACCAAGTCAGCAGAATGTTGGACACGAGAACTTAACTCTAGTCCAAAACCAAGATTGTCCGCTTCAATTAAATAAACTGTCACCTCTTGGGGAAAATCTTCTTTAAAGATTTTTCGCCCAGCGGCTAAAGCATTATCCCAGCGAAAATCATGCAAGTTATAACTCGGTTCCGGTAAGGCTTCAAGTTCTTTCCCAGGAACTTTAAAAACAGCGCCTGGTTCAGAACCTGTTGAACTTGCATCAATAATAATTAACTTTTTGCTACCTCTTGCTTGAAACATGACTTCCATCCCTGCGGTACCACAGTCATAAACTCGCACATGAGGATGAGGATGTTGAGCAAGATATTGTTGTAAGCGTTGGGCAATTATTACACCTACAGCGTCGTCACTGCGGTTAAGATTTCCGCAACCAATAATTGTGAACATTTTAGGGCTAATAGCTATAGTTAAACAATGGCGTGTTACACTACCTGAAAATTAAAAAAACTATATTTTATGGATTTAAAAGAGCAAAATTGGAAAAATTTCACTGCTAACCATTTGCGTGACTGGTACGGGATTTGGACAAGATATTCTCCCCAAGGCGAGGTAACAGAATCGTTTCAAAGTCTTAGAAGCTTTCGGGGTAATCCACAGGAAACCGAAATCGTTCAAACTAATCGCTACGCATACGCTGACGGCAGAAGATTGGAACAAAGTTGGGAATATAACCAACTCTCAAATAGCTTACCTGATGGGCTTTTTCATCCACAAAATGAATCGATGAAGGGCGTTTTCTTTGAATCAGGTCATGCTGCTTGGGTTGGAACCAAGTTGAAAACAGGCTCATATTTTGGAGTTGAATTATTTTTTAGATACAACGAATTAAGACATAGTGTAGGCATTGTTTATGACGAACATGGTAGTTTGTCCAGAACGGCAAATATTCGCGAAGATGCGACTGGCTTTCCTAGTCAATACTGGTCAAGTGAAGTCAATCAATTACCGGAACGAAATTTAACCGGTAATTGGCAAGGAACCGCTGTAACTATGACTCCTGATTTAAAGATTTCTGCGCCCATAGCTACTCAGTTACACTGGGACTGGGAAGGACACGAAACTTTCTTTTTACCTGACGGCGTTTCTGTGAGTTGTCCAGCCAAAGTAAGTGTTGGCACTTCCTTTACTATGATAGCAAATTGGCTAGTGACAGCCTCCGAGATGCAACAATTGGTTGTTAAGTATGACGAGTCTGGAGATTTTTCGGCGTTGACGTTGGAACTACTGCACCTTTTGCATTAGACATCTCCGAAAATACTCAAATTGTTTGCCGAAGTGACTTTTAGCGTGCGATTGCCCAAGGGGCACTGCGCTTCGCGCAATCGCCAATTCCAAAAGTGAGCTAGACAACACGTAACAATAAGGGTTTGAGATGTTTCTTATTAAGAAGAGGGCAAAAATAAGTGGCTATGTACAGGAATTGTACTTGAGAATTATTCCGCTCTTTTATGATGAGAAAACTAAGGTTCCAAGTCGGAGTCTTACAAGTCCACAAATAGTCATAATTATTTGTTCATATTTATTAGGATTTAACCGAAACCGTTCTTGGGCTACTCGGAATATTTTCACGACACGAATTAAATGTTCAACAAATATTCGTTCCTTGGCCAATTCTTTATTTCGTTCTTTTTGTTCCGGAGTTAATTCTTGTTTTTTTGGCTTTTTCGTTGGGGTCTTGATTGATTCTTCTCCTGCGTATGCTTTGTCACCATGAAACCTCTGATTGGGGTCAAATCCTTTTTGATGTTCTCGAAATAAATTGATGTCACTTTTTGTTCCTGGTTTTCCTGCTACTACATCAATAATATCTTTCCCCTCAGGTAAAACGATAATTTGATTTTTCATAGTATGGTTTTTCTTTTTGCCAGAGTAATATTCTTTTTGCTCTTCATATTCCCCAGGCCGCTCTCTTGGCTGTTCATAGCTATCTACTATTAGCTCAAACTCGGTTAAAATTTCTTGAACAACTTGGTAGTCACTTGAGTTTTTTTTTACCTGCTCAAGTAGGCTTGGTGGTAATAATTCTCCTAGAATTGGAAACCAATAATTGAATGTATCGTTTGCAGTTGTCTCACTTACCCCAAATTGGATGCCCAGCAATTGAAATGTTGTTAAATGTCTGAGATATGTCAAAGTTAAAATTATTTGCTCTTCCAACGACAGTTTAGGTCTGCGACCTCCTCCACCCGCAATAATTCTTACCTTTTTAGACTCAGATGATACTTGTTTTTGGTTATGCACCTCTCTCGCTTGTTCTAAAAGTTGCTCTAATTGCTCATACTTGAGACCAATTAAACGCTGTGCATCTAGAGGATGATGTTGAATATGCTCAAATAGAGAACCCACAATAGTTTGGTAAAAATACATTTGTATATGATTTTACCAGGAATTATTTATTTTCCGGAGATGTCTATTAAAGTTTTGATTTTGCCCAACAGACGAGGCATCTTTACAGCGGTTTTCAAATCAATGAACCACATCTGCACTCATTTCAATCCCTGTAGAGACGCTTCAAACAGCGCGTCTCTACAAGGGTTATGGTCAACGCACAATTAATTTCTGGAGATGTCTACTGATTTGGTACGCGTTCATCGCACATCTTGCCAATTTCAGTATCGGCATCATCGGGATTAGTTTTGAAATACTCACCCATGAACGCGCACCCTTCCCTGAGTAAATTATCATAATCCCATCTCCACAGTCTCACCGTGTTGTCATAACTTGCCGTTGCCAGCATTTTTCCATTAGGGCTAAAGCTGACGCCATAAACCGTGTCTGTATACCCACTCAGGGTTTTAATTTCTTTACCTTTGGGAGTATCCCACAGTTTCACCGTCTTGTCAGCACTTGCAGATGCCAGGATTTTGCCATCCAGGCTGAAGCTCGTGCCATAAACCTGGTCTGTATGCTCACTCAGGGTTTTAATTACTTGACCTTTGGCAGTATCCCACAGTTTCACCGTCTGGTCACGACTTGCAGATGCCAGGATTTTGCCATTTGGGCTGAAGCTCGTGTCATTAACCCAGTTTGTATGCCCACTCAGGGTTTTAATTACTTGACCTGTGTCAGAATCCCACAGTTTTACCGTCTGGTCACGACTTGCAGATGCCAGGGTTTTGCCATCCGGGCTGAAGCTCGTGTCATTAACCCAGTTTGTATGCCCACTCAGGGTTTTAATTACTTGACCTGTGTCAGAATCCCACAGTTTCACCGTCTGGTCACGACTTGCAGATGCCAGGATTTTGCCATCCGGGCTGAAGCTGACGCGATTAACCGCGTCTGTATGCCCACTTAGGGTTTTAATTACTTGACCTGTGTCAGAATCCCACAGTTTCACCGTGTTGTTATAACTTGCCGTTGCCAGGATTTTGCCATCCGGGCTGAAGCTGACGTTAAAAACCTCGTTTGTATGCCCAAGGTTTTTAATTACTTGACTTGTGGAGGAATTCCACAGTTTCACCGTCTTGTCAAAACTAGCCGATGCCAGGATTTTGCCATCTGGGCTGAAGCTGACGCCCCTAACCTCGTTTGTATGCCCACTCAGGGTTTTAATTTCTTTACCTGTGGCAGTATCCCACAGTTTCACCGTCTTGTCAAAACTAGCCGTTGCCAGGATTTTGCCATCCGGGCTGAAGCTCGTGCCATTAACCGTTTCTGTATGCCCACTCAGGGTTTGAATTACTTGACCTGTGGCAGTATCCCACAGTTTCACGTTATTGTCAGTACTAGTAGAAGCCAGCATTTTGCCATTCGGGCTGAAACTGACGCCATTAACCGTCTTTTTATGCCTATTCAGGGTTTGAATTACTTGACCTGTGGCAGTATCCCACAGTTTCACCGTCTTGTCAGCACTAGTAGAAGCCAGGATTTTGCCATCCGGGCTGAAACTAACGCCATTAACCACGTCTATATGCCCACTCAGGGTTTTAATTTCTTTACCTGTGGCAGTATCCCACAGTTTCACCATCTTGTCGCGACTTGCAGATGCCAAGATTTTGCCATCCGGGCTGAAGCTCGTGCCACTAACCGCGTCTATATGCCCACTCAGAGTTTGAATTACTTGACCTGTGGCAGTATCCCACAGTTTCACCGTCTTGTCAGCACTAGTAGAAGCCAGGATTTTGCCATCCGGGCTGAAACTGACGCCATTAACCACGTCTATATGCCCACTCAGGGTTTTAATTTCTTTACCTGTGGCAGGATCCCACAGTTTCACCGTCTTGTCACGACTTGCAGATGCCAAGATTTTGCCATCCGGGCTGAAACTGACGCCCCAAACCGAGGCTGTATGCCCACTCAGGGTTTGAATTACTTGACCTGTGGCAGTATCCCACAGTTTCACCGTCTTGTCAGCACTGGCAGAGGCCAGGATTTTGCCATCCGGGCTGAAGGTGACGCCAATAACCGCTTTTGCGTGTCTTCCTAAGGTGTTCGGTGCGGTGACATTGTCAACTGTATTCAGTAATGTCAGTTCTACCTGTGTGCGGGTATCCGCATCTACCAAGGGTGTATGTTGCATTTTCACAACAGCTTTTAAACTTTCTTTTAGGGCTTTTACCCCATCTGAATTCAACAGCACATCTGAAGTAGTCGTAAGAGAAGTAATTTCTCTTATTGCGGCTCTCCACCAGCCCACACCAGCGACGCCTGCTAAAATCAGAGCTACCGCAGAAAAGCTACTGAGTCCAATCATTGTCCTTTGCCTCCGGCGATCGCGTTCCAGTTTCTCCCTATCCCGTTGACTTGCGCTAGCCTGAATAAAGTCTCGCTCCTCCTGCGTCATTTCATCTGAGCGTTTCTGTAACCATTCTTCGGCTACGGTCAAGGATACGCCTCGCAACAATGCTCCTGAGTCATGGTTGTTATTTTGCCACTCTCGGATTGCTACCTTCAGACGTTCTTGCCAAACGCGAAACTGACGGTTAGCATTCATCCACTCTCGTAAAGTGATCCATTCCCGAATCAGCGCTTCATGAACAACTTCTACCGTATCTTCTCCTGAGTTGTCATCGCGTCCCGTCACAACCAAACGGGCTTGGTATCCTGCTAAATAACTCACCAATCCCCAATTCTGGTTCCCAACTTCTGCACGGGTTGCTAGCCGCCGAGTATCCTCTGTTCCCTCGCCCGGACGCACTAATTGCAGAAAAATTCGCTGTGCCTGCTTTTTTTCTCCCTCACCAAGTTGACGATAAATTTGCTCGGCATGATTAGCTAACGCTTTTTTTACACCGCCAATCTCATCATATGCCTGGTGAGTTAACACACGGTTTTGTTGTTTCTCCCAAACTCGGGTGAGAGCAAATTCCAACAGTGGTAAGTTACCAGGTTCAAGCCCCACATCGTCGAGAATTCGTTGAGTCAGTCCATCTTCTAGTTGTACTTCCAGCTTTTGTGCAGGTAGCGCGATCGCCGCTTGTAGTTCCTCCCGACTCATAGAACTGACTAATTGGGGTGTAAACTCCTGCAAGGCATCCCGAAATGGACGGTAGGAGAGGACATAGCCGTAGAAGTCAGCCCGTAAAGTGAAAACCAATGTTAAACTTTTCAGATGGATAGCTTCGAGCAACGTATTAACAAAGCGCTCTTGTTCTTCCTTCACCTGGCAAAGGGTGTAAAGTTCCTCAAATTGGTCTGCGACTAGCAACAGACGTTTGTCAGGATTGCGTTCTGTAATGCGAGAAACTACCTGCTGCAAGGTCACTTTGCCTTGTTGCATATCTGTTGCTAGTCCAGCGGCTTCCCGCAGTTGTCTAATTTCACCCAGTTCTGGTTCTAATTGACTCACCAATGCAGAAGCAAGCTGATAAAACGGTTGGTTTCCAGGACGGAAAGATTCAATCAGCCAACTTCCTTCTGCTCGTAACTGTGGAATCAGTCCTGCATACACTACAGAAGATTTGCCACTCCCAGAAGGACCAATCACTGCTATCAAGGGCTGTTTGTGAACCGCTTGAACTAAGCTATTCACAAACATCTCTCGTCCAAAAAAGAATGCTGCATCTTCTTCCCCAAATGCAGACAATCCTTGGTAGGGGTTGGGAGGAATAACTTCTATTTGGGGTGCTGTGGGGATAATTGACTGTTTTTTTCTCAGTACCGGAATTTGCTGTGCCAAAAAACCGAACATTTGAGAACAGCCAAGCTCATAGGCAAATTCCACCTCTTCCCCTGCTGCGATCGCATCATAAAACGCCACCGCAAAGGCAACAGCTGCTTTATCCCCTACTGTCTGAGTCATGCCAATCACATAATTGACGTGTTGGCTAATTGCCGCAGCTTGCACTTCTGAATAACAAGCGTTCAAAAGGACACAATCGACTCCTTTGGTAGCAAACAGCTTAAACATACTCCCCAGTGGGTCTGCAGAGATTAATGCTGGCTGTCCCGTCTCATCATCTAAAACTATGCCATCTTGCCCAGCACCATGTCCGCAAAAGTGAACAATCTGGGGCTGACAATCTAACATGGCGCGGTAGAAGTCCCTTTGACGCACTGCCCATTTTTGCTCTAGCTTAAACTGCTCTCGTTTGTTAGCGCGTCGTAATCCTTCATCAATTTCCCGTACCTCTTCATCAAGTCGCAGCCTTGAGCTATTTGTCGGATTTGCTGCCAGAATTAAAATGGTTTTGACATGGGTATTACTCATTCTAATAAACGCTTCATC
The sequence above is a segment of the Mastigocladopsis repens PCC 10914 genome. Coding sequences within it:
- a CDS encoding nSTAND1 domain-containing NTPase, encoding MSNTHVKTILILAANPTNSSRLRLDEEVREIDEGLRRANKREQFKLEQKWAVRQRDFYRAMLDCQPQIVHFCGHGAGQDGIVLDDETGQPALISADPLGSMFKLFATKGVDCVLLNACYSEVQAAAISQHVNYVIGMTQTVGDKAAVAFAVAFYDAIAAGEEVEFAYELGCSQMFGFLAQQIPVLRKKQSIIPTAPQIEVIPPNPYQGLSAFGEEDAAFFFGREMFVNSLVQAVHKQPLIAVIGPSGSGKSSVVYAGLIPQLRAEGSWLIESFRPGNQPFYQLASALVSQLEPELGEIRQLREAAGLATDMQQGKVTLQQVVSRITERNPDKRLLLVADQFEELYTLCQVKEEQERFVNTLLEAIHLKSLTLVFTLRADFYGYVLSYRPFRDALQEFTPQLVSSMSREELQAAIALPAQKLEVQLEDGLTQRILDDVGLEPGNLPLLEFALTRVWEKQQNRVLTHQAYDEIGGVKKALANHAEQIYRQLGEGEKKQAQRIFLQLVRPGEGTEDTRRLATRAEVGNQNWGLVSYLAGYQARLVVTGRDDNSGEDTVEVVHEALIREWITLREWMNANRQFRVWQERLKVAIREWQNNNHDSGALLRGVSLTVAEEWLQKRSDEMTQEERDFIQASASQRDREKLERDRRRQRTMIGLSSFSAVALILAGVAGVGWWRAAIREITSLTTTSDVLLNSDGVKALKESLKAVVKMQHTPLVDADTRTQVELTLLNTVDNVTAPNTLGRHAKAVIGVTFSPDGKILASASADKTVKLWDTATGQVIQTLSGHTASVWGVSFSPDGKILASASRDKTVKLWDPATGKEIKTLSGHIDVVNGVSFSPDGKILASTSADKTVKLWDTATGQVIQTLSGHIDAVSGTSFSPDGKILASASRDKMVKLWDTATGKEIKTLSGHIDVVNGVSFSPDGKILASTSADKTVKLWDTATGQVIQTLNRHKKTVNGVSFSPNGKMLASTSTDNNVKLWDTATGQVIQTLSGHTETVNGTSFSPDGKILATASFDKTVKLWDTATGKEIKTLSGHTNEVRGVSFSPDGKILASASFDKTVKLWNSSTSQVIKNLGHTNEVFNVSFSPDGKILATASYNNTVKLWDSDTGQVIKTLSGHTDAVNRVSFSPDGKILASASRDQTVKLWDSDTGQVIKTLSGHTNWVNDTSFSPDGKTLASASRDQTVKLWDSDTGQVIKTLSGHTNWVNDTSFSPNGKILASASRDQTVKLWDTAKGQVIKTLSEHTDQVYGTSFSLDGKILASASADKTVKLWDTPKGKEIKTLSGYTDTVYGVSFSPNGKMLATASYDNTVRLWRWDYDNLLREGCAFMGEYFKTNPDDADTEIGKMCDERVPNQ